A single Saccharolobus shibatae B12 DNA region contains:
- a CDS encoding deoxyribonuclease IV translates to MVKIYLGPAGVPHSSKKKNTIDGIRTVKELGLNAMEVEFVQGVRMSRETAEEAGKVAKELGVRLSVHAPYFINLCSEEKDKIEASKQRILDTADRAELMGADAIAIHIAFYGKMSPEECYQNVKEGLAEVIDKAKEMGIKNVKFGVETMAKETAFGTLDEVISISKELKGVIPYIDWAHTFARQGGEIDYGKIIDRLIKELGLTHINSHFESLVSRKGKYVDEHIPIDANAPPFEPLAKELLKRDISISLICESPELERDALKMKEVLERLGYRLE, encoded by the coding sequence TTAAGGAATTAGGCTTAAACGCAATGGAAGTGGAGTTCGTACAAGGCGTAAGGATGAGCAGGGAAACCGCTGAGGAAGCTGGTAAGGTTGCTAAGGAATTGGGAGTTAGACTATCAGTTCACGCCCCTTATTTCATCAATTTATGTTCTGAAGAAAAAGACAAAATTGAGGCTTCAAAACAGAGGATTTTGGATACTGCGGATAGGGCTGAGCTAATGGGAGCAGATGCTATTGCTATTCATATTGCATTTTACGGTAAAATGAGTCCAGAGGAATGCTACCAGAACGTTAAGGAAGGATTGGCAGAAGTAATAGACAAGGCTAAGGAAATGGGGATAAAGAACGTTAAGTTCGGTGTTGAAACCATGGCTAAGGAAACTGCTTTTGGGACTTTAGATGAAGTTATTTCGATATCCAAGGAACTAAAGGGCGTAATACCTTACATAGATTGGGCTCATACTTTTGCTAGGCAGGGAGGGGAGATAGATTATGGGAAGATTATTGATAGGCTAATTAAGGAATTGGGTTTGACCCATATAAATTCTCACTTTGAATCTCTAGTTTCTAGAAAAGGAAAATATGTGGATGAACATATTCCCATAGATGCTAACGCCCCACCATTTGAACCATTAGCTAAGGAATTGCTTAAAAGGGATATTTCAATATCATTGATATGCGAAAGTCCAGAATTGGAAAGAGATGCGTTAAAAATGAAGGAGGTATTGGAGAGACTTGGATATAGACTCGAATGA
- a CDS encoding phosphoglycolate phosphatase, translating to MDIDSNEILVASDYDRTLANEENNFVISPIVTQKVNEFSKKYKFVVVTGREKKFMDKLAVGLRPTAWILENGSLILFDNKEFVLCEKSWFERDRKKIIEILDSLKARYSIGRVIIYVDGYGSKLNMLKEIEKYGRIEVNRNDAMVLPKGVDKGIGVLKFKELTGFKGKIVALGDSENDYALFRVADIKVAVANAIPQIKEIADIVTENPNGLGVVEILDKILSGNFGKEIDIH from the coding sequence TTGGATATAGACTCGAATGAAATACTGGTAGCTTCTGACTATGATAGGACATTAGCCAATGAAGAAAATAATTTTGTAATATCACCAATTGTTACACAAAAGGTAAACGAATTTTCAAAAAAGTATAAGTTTGTTGTAGTTACTGGTAGGGAAAAGAAATTTATGGACAAGTTGGCTGTTGGTTTGAGACCTACTGCGTGGATATTGGAGAATGGTTCCCTAATACTTTTCGATAATAAGGAGTTTGTGCTTTGTGAAAAGAGTTGGTTTGAAAGAGATAGGAAGAAGATAATCGAAATATTAGATAGTCTTAAGGCTAGGTATTCTATAGGTAGAGTTATAATATATGTTGATGGTTATGGATCTAAACTGAATATGCTAAAGGAGATAGAAAAGTATGGGAGAATAGAGGTGAATAGAAACGATGCCATGGTTCTACCTAAAGGTGTTGATAAGGGTATAGGAGTTTTGAAGTTTAAGGAATTAACTGGGTTCAAGGGAAAGATAGTAGCTTTAGGAGATAGTGAAAACGATTATGCGTTATTTAGAGTTGCCGATATTAAAGTGGCAGTTGCAAATGCAATACCTCAAATAAAGGAAATTGCCGATATAGTGACTGAAAATCCTAATGGTTTAGGAGTAGTGGAAATTTTAGATAAGATATTATCTGGTAACTTTGGAAAAGAAATAGATATCCACTAA
- a CDS encoding METTL5 family protein produces MSNKKVVDLGCGTGVFCFVASLLGAYCTCVEIDLESLETARDMKSELKLDIELLNADVTQFHGRFNTVIQNPPFGVVNRGMDIKFLQTAFSVADTVYSIHKSNERSREIIIKMAKEYGFSAEILSEKYKLKPYYPWHMKRVHEFLVDIYFFSKVTR; encoded by the coding sequence ATAAGTAATAAGAAGGTCGTTGATTTAGGTTGTGGGACTGGTGTTTTCTGCTTTGTGGCTTCACTTTTAGGTGCTTATTGCACTTGTGTCGAGATTGATCTAGAATCATTAGAGACTGCAAGAGATATGAAGAGCGAATTAAAGTTAGACATAGAGCTATTAAATGCTGATGTAACTCAATTTCATGGTAGATTTAATACTGTAATTCAAAATCCACCATTTGGAGTAGTAAATAGAGGAATGGATATTAAGTTTTTACAAACAGCTTTTAGCGTTGCTGATACAGTCTATTCTATACATAAGTCTAATGAAAGATCAAGGGAAATTATAATCAAAATGGCCAAAGAGTATGGATTTTCTGCTGAAATATTATCTGAGAAGTATAAGCTAAAACCATATTACCCTTGGCATATGAAAAGAGTTCATGAGTTCTTAGTGGATATCTATTTCTTTTCCAAAGTTACCAGATAA
- a CDS encoding HAD family hydrolase, with amino-acid sequence MKAIFVDLGETLVHFKPRYHENIAYALKEIGYNVDEKRVFKAVAKILGKHHYPSPEYGGLSAFDFRELFYELNIYPDQESIARLNSRNLLSGEYELYDDSITFLEEAKKLGFKVVLVSNATRNIYKIIEDLGIKKYFDGIVASCDLNIMKPHPKIFSYAMEIAKSDGIHIGDIYEIDVIGAKRAGLEAILLDRLGFYPEIKENRVNNLLEALELIKERLKNS; translated from the coding sequence ATGAAGGCAATATTTGTAGACTTAGGAGAGACGCTAGTACACTTTAAGCCTAGATATCACGAAAATATCGCCTATGCCCTTAAGGAAATTGGTTATAATGTAGACGAAAAGAGAGTTTTCAAGGCAGTTGCAAAGATTCTAGGAAAACATCACTACCCTAGCCCAGAATATGGAGGTCTTTCGGCTTTCGATTTTAGGGAACTGTTTTATGAACTTAATATATATCCTGATCAAGAATCAATAGCTAGATTAAATAGTAGAAACTTGCTATCTGGGGAATATGAACTCTATGACGATTCAATTACGTTCCTAGAGGAAGCCAAAAAACTCGGATTTAAAGTCGTTTTAGTTAGTAACGCAACCAGAAATATCTATAAAATAATAGAAGATCTGGGGATTAAGAAGTACTTTGATGGTATAGTAGCATCTTGTGATTTAAACATTATGAAACCTCACCCTAAGATCTTTTCCTATGCCATGGAAATCGCTAAAAGTGATGGTATTCATATAGGCGACATTTACGAAATAGATGTAATTGGCGCGAAAAGAGCGGGTCTTGAGGCAATACTTTTAGATAGATTAGGGTTCTACCCTGAAATAAAGGAAAATAGGGTGAATAATTTATTGGAAGCTCTAGAATTAATAAAAGAGAGATTGAAAAATTCCTAG
- a CDS encoding transcriptional regulator, with translation MNTDFLTTREKIFLLLSYSDEPLSAREIMRRLDIRKEKEIYDHIEHLARSSKRKGYTLIIIPARCKSCGYTFNSEKIKRPSRCPICKSEKIEMPKFLIRNK, from the coding sequence TTGAATACAGACTTCTTAACAACTAGAGAAAAAATATTCCTCTTGCTATCTTATTCAGATGAACCATTAAGTGCTAGGGAGATAATGAGGAGATTAGATATTAGGAAGGAAAAAGAAATTTACGATCATATAGAGCATTTGGCGAGGTCGAGCAAAAGGAAAGGTTATACGCTTATAATAATACCAGCTAGGTGTAAGAGTTGTGGTTACACATTCAATTCTGAGAAAATAAAAAGGCCTAGTAGATGCCCAATTTGCAAGTCAGAGAAAATTGAAATGCCAAAATTTTTAATTAGGAACAAGTAA
- a CDS encoding sugar nucleotide-binding protein, which produces MKIAVTDEGEIARAFARFLGSNSNEIIIVDSPSKVIREKPDVILHTFEIPIFESNTNPPLAWSFNTWYAINIARAGSKVGSVNVFLSSFLIYDGKRGFYKEHNTPNPLNYYGLTKLVGESSIITLGNYLVLRVGALFSLSYRGFLFPFIKASTRGKILKCNKNFYMSIIDLNTLAKVSKLLIDKEARGVINVGSNRVSLFEICSYLSDIFGNEVIEIDNHQRDFSLDDWLLRAYNIKIDAKESILSLIEYRLLNN; this is translated from the coding sequence TTGAAAATTGCAGTTACAGATGAAGGAGAGATTGCAAGAGCCTTTGCCAGATTTCTTGGTAGTAATAGTAATGAGATTATAATAGTGGATAGCCCTTCTAAGGTTATAAGAGAAAAACCAGATGTGATACTGCATACCTTTGAAATACCAATTTTTGAAAGTAACACGAATCCCCCCTTAGCTTGGTCATTTAACACGTGGTATGCTATTAACATAGCTAGGGCTGGTTCTAAGGTAGGAAGCGTAAATGTATTTCTTTCTTCTTTTCTAATTTATGATGGAAAGAGAGGTTTTTACAAAGAGCATAATACTCCTAATCCATTGAATTATTACGGATTAACCAAACTAGTTGGAGAAAGTAGTATTATCACTTTAGGTAATTACTTGGTTTTAAGAGTTGGAGCGTTATTTTCACTATCATATAGGGGTTTTCTATTTCCATTTATTAAAGCTTCTACAAGGGGAAAAATCTTGAAATGTAATAAAAACTTTTATATGTCCATTATTGATTTGAATACATTAGCTAAGGTAAGTAAATTACTTATTGATAAAGAGGCTAGAGGTGTAATAAACGTAGGAAGTAACAGAGTATCTCTTTTTGAAATATGTAGTTATCTTTCAGATATCTTCGGAAATGAAGTTATTGAAATTGATAATCACCAGAGGGATTTTTCTCTAGATGATTGGCTACTGAGAGCATATAATATTAAAATCGACGCAAAAGAGAGTATATTGAGCTTAATTGAATACAGACTTCTTAACAACTAG
- a CDS encoding FAD-binding and (Fe-S)-binding domain-containing protein, whose protein sequence is MGLAEDLKSLLGDNFHDELVERLSHSVDFGFVPELVWSGIKINIVPDYVVYPRSVEDIINVVRLGLKYKIPIVPYGRGTNRYGNAIPADGGILLDFSKMTNVTIDEANKNAIVEPGATWKLVDIYAQQKGLQLRTFPSSYDSTVGGGIASDSLGIGSYEYGFISDNVSFVEMVNPKGDLVRLEGKDLALACGAEGTTGIIVKAGLKLRNFAPTEAMVISFDNLDQMMHAVGEFYREVIPAWHVQVRGPYISTYMAEKYKAPLEPQKWNMVILYPSPRSPLVEPKIYKIAQSYGGKVFEGEWTGWWSFNHGVAAALRTQGLLIHQHGLIHYTRLLDLLKNLEKSIGKLGELSPDGGFDVDIALERREILLVNAFTQISVSPVDKKILYDLAKNTLMMDEFVKVDGSLLSVGIFAHKYTKNRLNSMGKTFSDLGVDRYEVIRKYKEETDPNEIFNPGKLFDPKNRAKAVLEIPRRQQEALNFRFAIGFVKRLSPGGEVEGFKHVRRYLEDFADYSLMCIDCAMCVTVCPQYRLIPQWPYAPKGMFDFVRGAIAYYELNGSIDIPDSVIAEVSGCHKCGLCDGVCPARIPISTLLIKLNSLVAKKLPEEPTVELSIFSDSELASVNDPSSQLVLWVGKNVVSNPAVAITALKILKKMGLKVKVVGTSADSGFLDYISGNGNRFLEKMKQNLDTVNNSLEIITITPEDYRTFSTAYKDYSKLAGAEVFFEVVPLELRLLKSIVIDGSNENINLHVACFSSEYSDEVIKRLGEKGFRVKKIEGCSGAILEKSLGKRADLMARAIGERYGKVVTLCPLAAAKFRSVGINAVTLIEFLAEKLGIQSVQYQVVSFQLDENSKEYIKKELIASILSSLNSQVNLIADTASFSTSGVDEYKKIIEPIIVQLVDNVGKTIASKLSGSIRQKSSESSIDKAIVLAEYVKEISNTLSTIELDKVMQPFTSLLKSRVTEEYDENVVISAIIQLLRDNTDKLKTIIATEISKTLS, encoded by the coding sequence ATGGGTTTGGCAGAGGATTTGAAAAGTTTACTAGGGGATAATTTTCATGACGAATTAGTAGAGAGGTTATCCCATTCAGTAGATTTCGGCTTCGTCCCAGAACTAGTCTGGTCTGGAATAAAGATTAATATTGTCCCCGACTACGTTGTTTACCCTAGGTCGGTGGAAGATATAATTAACGTAGTTAGATTAGGACTCAAATATAAAATACCAATAGTGCCTTATGGCAGAGGTACAAATAGATATGGTAATGCAATACCAGCAGATGGTGGAATATTACTCGACTTTTCAAAGATGACCAACGTAACTATAGATGAGGCTAATAAGAATGCAATAGTGGAGCCTGGTGCTACTTGGAAGCTTGTTGATATCTATGCTCAGCAGAAGGGACTGCAATTAAGGACTTTCCCATCTTCATACGATTCCACTGTGGGAGGAGGGATAGCTAGTGATTCTTTAGGAATAGGTTCATATGAATATGGTTTTATTTCAGACAATGTAAGCTTCGTTGAAATGGTAAATCCAAAAGGGGATTTAGTTAGATTAGAGGGCAAGGATCTAGCGTTAGCTTGCGGAGCAGAAGGTACTACTGGTATAATAGTTAAAGCTGGGTTAAAGCTTAGGAATTTCGCTCCAACCGAAGCTATGGTAATATCGTTTGATAATTTAGATCAGATGATGCACGCAGTAGGAGAGTTTTATAGGGAAGTAATCCCAGCTTGGCACGTTCAGGTTAGAGGTCCATATATTTCCACGTATATGGCTGAGAAGTATAAGGCCCCATTAGAACCTCAAAAATGGAATATGGTAATACTTTACCCATCTCCTAGATCACCTCTAGTCGAACCTAAAATCTATAAGATTGCCCAGTCTTATGGAGGTAAAGTTTTTGAAGGAGAATGGACTGGTTGGTGGTCATTTAATCACGGTGTTGCAGCAGCATTAAGAACACAAGGCCTACTGATACATCAGCATGGCTTAATACATTATACTAGGCTTTTAGATTTATTAAAGAATCTAGAAAAGTCTATAGGCAAATTAGGTGAGCTATCCCCCGATGGTGGATTTGATGTAGATATAGCTTTAGAGAGGAGGGAGATTCTTTTAGTTAACGCATTTACTCAGATTTCAGTAAGTCCAGTTGATAAGAAGATATTGTATGATTTAGCTAAGAACACGCTGATGATGGACGAATTCGTAAAAGTTGATGGTTCCCTTTTATCAGTAGGTATCTTCGCTCACAAATACACCAAAAATAGATTGAACAGTATGGGGAAAACATTTAGTGATTTAGGAGTTGATAGATACGAAGTTATAAGGAAGTATAAGGAAGAGACTGATCCGAATGAAATTTTTAATCCCGGTAAGCTTTTTGATCCTAAGAATAGGGCTAAGGCTGTTCTAGAAATTCCAAGAAGGCAACAAGAGGCCTTAAACTTTAGGTTTGCGATTGGCTTTGTTAAAAGATTATCTCCCGGTGGCGAGGTTGAGGGTTTTAAGCATGTGAGGAGGTATTTGGAGGATTTCGCTGATTATAGCCTTATGTGCATAGATTGTGCAATGTGTGTTACTGTTTGCCCACAATATAGGCTAATTCCTCAATGGCCTTATGCTCCAAAGGGTATGTTTGATTTCGTTAGGGGTGCAATAGCTTATTATGAATTAAACGGTTCCATTGACATACCGGATAGTGTAATAGCTGAGGTTTCAGGTTGCCATAAATGTGGTCTTTGTGATGGTGTATGTCCAGCACGAATTCCGATTTCCACACTATTGATCAAATTAAACAGTCTAGTTGCTAAGAAATTACCAGAGGAACCAACGGTAGAGCTATCCATCTTTTCTGATTCAGAGCTAGCATCAGTAAATGATCCAAGTAGTCAATTAGTGTTATGGGTTGGCAAGAATGTTGTAAGTAATCCTGCAGTGGCAATCACAGCGTTAAAAATACTTAAAAAGATGGGATTAAAGGTTAAAGTAGTAGGTACATCAGCCGATAGTGGATTTCTAGATTATATAAGTGGAAACGGAAATAGGTTCTTGGAGAAAATGAAACAAAATTTAGATACAGTTAACAATTCACTAGAAATAATTACTATAACGCCCGAAGATTATAGAACATTCTCCACAGCATATAAGGACTACTCTAAATTGGCTGGAGCAGAAGTGTTTTTCGAGGTAGTGCCATTAGAGCTTAGGCTACTAAAGTCTATTGTTATTGACGGAAGTAATGAGAATATAAACCTACATGTAGCTTGTTTCTCCTCTGAGTATTCCGATGAGGTAATTAAAAGGCTAGGCGAAAAGGGATTTAGAGTTAAGAAGATTGAGGGTTGTTCTGGTGCAATCCTAGAAAAGAGTTTAGGGAAGAGAGCTGACTTAATGGCCAGAGCTATAGGAGAAAGATATGGAAAAGTAGTTACACTATGCCCATTAGCTGCGGCTAAGTTCAGAAGTGTAGGAATAAATGCTGTAACACTAATAGAATTCTTAGCAGAGAAATTAGGAATACAAAGTGTGCAATATCAAGTAGTGTCTTTCCAACTAGATGAGAATAGTAAAGAATACATAAAGAAAGAGCTAATTGCAAGTATACTATCATCTCTTAATTCTCAAGTCAACCTAATAGCTGATACAGCATCATTTTCCACTTCCGGTGTTGACGAATATAAGAAAATTATTGAACCTATTATAGTCCAATTAGTGGATAATGTAGGCAAAACCATTGCATCTAAACTATCTGGTAGTATAAGGCAAAAATCCTCTGAGTCTTCAATAGATAAGGCAATCGTGTTAGCTGAGTATGTAAAAGAAATATCGAATACTCTATCAACTATTGAATTAGATAAAGTTATGCAACCCTTTACTTCGTTATTGAAAAGTAGGGTCACAGAAGAATATGATGAGAACGTAGTGATCTCCGCCATCATACAGTTACTAAGGGATAATACTGACAAATTAAAAACTATAATTGCAACTGAAATAAGCAAAACCTTGAGTTAG
- a CDS encoding HIT family protein yields the protein MCIFCNIVEGRDHGYIVYSDDRVVAFLDKFPITPGHTLVVPRTHYENFLEISEDVIPYLCTAVRKISIAVKKALNADGIRILTNIGKSAGQVVFHSHFHIVPTWSQDPDIMKDFVPRREQTREYYEYVQKTIIETLKNI from the coding sequence ATGTGCATCTTCTGCAATATTGTTGAAGGAAGAGACCATGGGTATATCGTGTATAGTGACGATAGGGTAGTGGCGTTTCTGGATAAATTTCCAATTACGCCAGGACATACTTTGGTAGTACCTAGAACACATTATGAGAATTTTTTAGAGATTTCTGAAGACGTTATACCATATTTATGTACAGCTGTAAGAAAGATTTCAATTGCAGTAAAGAAAGCTTTAAACGCTGATGGTATAAGAATATTAACTAATATTGGAAAGAGCGCGGGACAAGTGGTATTTCACTCTCATTTTCATATAGTTCCAACGTGGTCCCAAGATCCAGATATAATGAAAGATTTCGTACCAAGAAGAGAACAGACGAGGGAGTATTACGAGTACGTACAAAAAACAATAATAGAGACTTTAAAGAATATATAA
- a CDS encoding ISH3 family transposase: MITPCLPHQNNIQQIGYKLLSMLDFQGKKAENVEKTLVSACLWNDSIENKSSAYNVSPQTVRNYAEEQGVEVVEKLLEQVRKISLETLKGEKEIDISIDWTTKTWYGKPVEGLGSSEKGNSWNYATATTKHDGKVLLLAFVTHVNGMTKDDIVKILVEQVVAMGFKIRLIALDAGFYTVDVLNFISQFNYIIGVPVGDVKVYEEFDGEYMTNSKRHRRDEQVKFRLIVYRREKIKRKKKVVYFARATNLDLPKKEVLRLYNKVRSPIETSYRNIKAFLPFTSSTKFVFRTLIFVLAMVFYSLYTIFKGVVRREEFRLLLILLFPGDLFNLENFLFKLINMLINVIDLFLGR, encoded by the coding sequence GTGATAACACCTTGTCTTCCCCACCAAAATAACATTCAACAAATAGGATATAAATTACTTTCCATGTTAGACTTCCAAGGAAAAAAGGCAGAGAACGTAGAAAAAACGCTAGTCTCCGCGTGTTTATGGAACGACTCCATAGAAAACAAGTCAAGCGCATACAACGTATCACCACAAACCGTGAGGAATTACGCGGAGGAGCAAGGTGTGGAAGTAGTTGAGAAACTCTTGGAACAAGTGAGGAAAATATCCTTGGAGACGCTAAAGGGAGAAAAGGAAATAGACATTTCAATAGACTGGACCACCAAAACTTGGTACGGGAAACCGGTGGAAGGACTCGGAAGCTCGGAAAAGGGAAACTCGTGGAACTACGCAACAGCAACGACTAAACATGATGGGAAAGTACTCCTACTGGCTTTCGTCACACATGTGAACGGGATGACCAAGGATGATATCGTGAAGATCCTCGTGGAGCAAGTTGTTGCAATGGGATTCAAGATAAGGTTAATAGCTCTTGATGCGGGTTTCTACACAGTTGATGTGCTTAACTTCATTTCGCAGTTCAATTATATAATCGGAGTTCCCGTTGGGGACGTGAAAGTCTATGAGGAGTTTGATGGAGAGTACATGACAAATAGTAAGAGGCATAGGAGGGATGAACAGGTTAAGTTCAGGCTGATCGTGTATCGCAGGGAGAAAATCAAGAGGAAGAAGAAGGTTGTTTACTTCGCTAGGGCGACTAATCTTGACCTACCGAAGAAGGAGGTGTTGAGGTTGTACAATAAGGTAAGGAGTCCCATAGAGACCTCTTACAGGAACATCAAGGCTTTCCTTCCCTTCACCAGTTCCACTAAGTTCGTCTTCCGCACGTTGATCTTCGTGCTGGCCATGGTTTTCTACTCCTTGTACACCATATTTAAGGGTGTGGTGAGGAGGGAAGAGTTCAGATTATTGCTTATCCTTTTGTTTCCTGGTGATTTATTCAATCTGGAAAATTTTCTATTTAAACTAATAAATATGCTTATTAATGTAATAGATTTATTTTTAGGGAGGTGA